From a region of the Primulina eburnea isolate SZY01 unplaced genomic scaffold, ASM2296580v1 ctg462_ERROPOS116474, whole genome shotgun sequence genome:
- the LOC140821215 gene encoding EH domain-containing protein 1-like isoform X1: MEIPPLTMNSYSKESQKMYQTWFNIADSDGDGRLTGKDAIAFFAMSNLSKPELKQVWAIADSKRQGFLGLKEFITAMQLLSLAQEGHELTSDLLKNTYHLETLSPPSMEGLDTFVEKGRVPISNGHSEINGSTQPQTTSAKSFFSKKSRNKSITSFEAITSVVDGLKMLYNEKLKPLEATYRFNDLVSPALMSSDFDAKPMVMLLGQYSTGKTTFIKHLLQCNYPGAHIGPEPTTDRFIVVMSGPDERNIPGNSVAVHADMPFTGLTSFGGSFLSKFECSQMPHPLLEHITLVDTPGVLSGEKQRTQRSYDFTGVVSWFAAKCDLILLLFDPHKLDISDEFKRVISSLRGHDDKIRVVLNKADQVDTQHLMRVYGALMWSLGKVLNTPEVARVYIGSFDQKPVNEAAVGPVGKELFEKEQDDLLQDLIDIPKRACDRRINEFVKRARAVKIHAYIISQLKKEMPALMGKEKTQKKLIANLDNLFAKVQREFHLPEGDFPDVDQFREALARYNMDEFEKLKPKMIQTVDDMLGYDIPELLKNLRNLNC, translated from the exons ATGGAAATCCCACCACTCACGATGAACTCGTATTCCAAGGAGTCTCAGAAAATGTATCAAACTTGGTTCAACATCGCCGATTCTG ATGGCGATGGCCGTTTGACAGGGAAGGACGCGATTGCCTTTTTCGCTATGTCCAATTTATCAAAGCCTGAACTTAAGCAG GTTTGGGCAATTGCTGATTCAAAAAGACAAGGATTTCTAGGATTGAAGGAGTTCATCACTGCAATGCAG CTCCTATCTCTGGCACAAGAAGGACATGAACTGACCTCAGATCTCCTGAAGAACACAT ATCATCTCGAAACACTGAGTCCTCCATCTATGGAAGGTTTGGATACCTTTGTCGAA AAGGGTAGAGTTCCAATATCAAATGGCCATTCTGAAATTAATG GAAGTACTCAGCCGCAGACAACTTCTGCTAAGAGTTTTTTTAGCAAGAAGTCTAGAAACAAG AGCATCACCTCATTTGAAGCCATTACTTCGGTTGTCGATGGTTTGAAGATGTTATACAATGAAAAGTTGAAGCCACTTGAAGCTACTTATCGATTTAATGATTTGGTATCTCCTGCCTTG ATGAGTAGTGATTTTGATGCCAAACCAATGGTTATGCTTTTGGGCCAGTACTCAACTGGAAAAACCACATTTATAAAACACCTGCTCCAGTGTAACTATCCAG GTGCTCATATTGGACCTGAGCCAACCACCGATAGATTCATTGTTGTCATG TCTGGGCCAGATGAACGGAACATTCCTGGTAATAGCGTTGCTGTTCATGCTGACATGCCGTTTACTGGTTTGACAAGTTTTGGTGGATCTTTTTTGTCAAAATTCGAGTGTTCTCAAATGCCACATCCT TTGCTTGAACACATCACACTTGTCGACACTCCTGGGGTTCTATCGGGTGAAAAACAGCGGACCCAAAGGAGCTATGATTTTACAGGCGTAGTATCATGGTTTGCAGCAAAATGCGATCTTATTCTTCTTTTGTTTGACCCTCATAAACTCGACATAAGCGATGAATTCAAGCGGGTAATTTCATCGTTACGTGGACATGATGACAAGATACGTGTTGTATTGAATAAAGCAGATCAAGTTGACACTCAACAT TTGATGAGAGTTTATGGAGCACTAATGTGGTCACTTGGGAAAGTTTTGAACACTCCAGAGGTAGCGCGTGTCTATATAGG GTCATTTGACCAAAAGCCTGTGAATGAAGCTGCCGTTGGACCAGTGGGGAAGGAACTATTTGAAAAAGAGCAGGATGACCTCCTCCAAGATTTGATTGACATCCCCAAAAGGGCTTGTGATCGCCGG ATCAATGAGTTTGTCAAACGTGCTAGAGCTGTCAAGATCCATGCCTACATAATCAGTCAGCTCAAGAAGGAAATGCCTGCTTTAATGGGCAAAGAAAAAACTCAGAAGAAGCTTATTGCCAATCTAGATAACCTATTTGCAAAG GTTCAGCGAGAATTTCACCTTCCTGAGGGGGACTTTCCTGATGTGGACCAGTTTAGGGAGGCCTTGGCTCGTTATAACATGGATGAATTCGAGAAACTGAAGCCAAAAATGATTCAGACTGTCGACGATATGCTTGGCTATGACATCCCAGAATTATTGAAAAATTTAAGGAACCTGAATTGCTGA
- the LOC140821215 gene encoding EH domain-containing protein 1-like isoform X2 has product MEIPPLTMNSYSKESQKMYQTWFNIADSDGDGRLTGKDAIAFFAMSNLSKPELKQVWAIADSKRQGFLGLKEFITAMQLLSLAQEGHELTSDLLKNTYHLETLSPPSMEGLDTFVEGRVPISNGHSEINGSTQPQTTSAKSFFSKKSRNKSITSFEAITSVVDGLKMLYNEKLKPLEATYRFNDLVSPALMSSDFDAKPMVMLLGQYSTGKTTFIKHLLQCNYPGAHIGPEPTTDRFIVVMSGPDERNIPGNSVAVHADMPFTGLTSFGGSFLSKFECSQMPHPLLEHITLVDTPGVLSGEKQRTQRSYDFTGVVSWFAAKCDLILLLFDPHKLDISDEFKRVISSLRGHDDKIRVVLNKADQVDTQHLMRVYGALMWSLGKVLNTPEVARVYIGSFDQKPVNEAAVGPVGKELFEKEQDDLLQDLIDIPKRACDRRINEFVKRARAVKIHAYIISQLKKEMPALMGKEKTQKKLIANLDNLFAKVQREFHLPEGDFPDVDQFREALARYNMDEFEKLKPKMIQTVDDMLGYDIPELLKNLRNLNC; this is encoded by the exons ATGGAAATCCCACCACTCACGATGAACTCGTATTCCAAGGAGTCTCAGAAAATGTATCAAACTTGGTTCAACATCGCCGATTCTG ATGGCGATGGCCGTTTGACAGGGAAGGACGCGATTGCCTTTTTCGCTATGTCCAATTTATCAAAGCCTGAACTTAAGCAG GTTTGGGCAATTGCTGATTCAAAAAGACAAGGATTTCTAGGATTGAAGGAGTTCATCACTGCAATGCAG CTCCTATCTCTGGCACAAGAAGGACATGAACTGACCTCAGATCTCCTGAAGAACACAT ATCATCTCGAAACACTGAGTCCTCCATCTATGGAAGGTTTGGATACCTTTGTCGAA GGTAGAGTTCCAATATCAAATGGCCATTCTGAAATTAATG GAAGTACTCAGCCGCAGACAACTTCTGCTAAGAGTTTTTTTAGCAAGAAGTCTAGAAACAAG AGCATCACCTCATTTGAAGCCATTACTTCGGTTGTCGATGGTTTGAAGATGTTATACAATGAAAAGTTGAAGCCACTTGAAGCTACTTATCGATTTAATGATTTGGTATCTCCTGCCTTG ATGAGTAGTGATTTTGATGCCAAACCAATGGTTATGCTTTTGGGCCAGTACTCAACTGGAAAAACCACATTTATAAAACACCTGCTCCAGTGTAACTATCCAG GTGCTCATATTGGACCTGAGCCAACCACCGATAGATTCATTGTTGTCATG TCTGGGCCAGATGAACGGAACATTCCTGGTAATAGCGTTGCTGTTCATGCTGACATGCCGTTTACTGGTTTGACAAGTTTTGGTGGATCTTTTTTGTCAAAATTCGAGTGTTCTCAAATGCCACATCCT TTGCTTGAACACATCACACTTGTCGACACTCCTGGGGTTCTATCGGGTGAAAAACAGCGGACCCAAAGGAGCTATGATTTTACAGGCGTAGTATCATGGTTTGCAGCAAAATGCGATCTTATTCTTCTTTTGTTTGACCCTCATAAACTCGACATAAGCGATGAATTCAAGCGGGTAATTTCATCGTTACGTGGACATGATGACAAGATACGTGTTGTATTGAATAAAGCAGATCAAGTTGACACTCAACAT TTGATGAGAGTTTATGGAGCACTAATGTGGTCACTTGGGAAAGTTTTGAACACTCCAGAGGTAGCGCGTGTCTATATAGG GTCATTTGACCAAAAGCCTGTGAATGAAGCTGCCGTTGGACCAGTGGGGAAGGAACTATTTGAAAAAGAGCAGGATGACCTCCTCCAAGATTTGATTGACATCCCCAAAAGGGCTTGTGATCGCCGG ATCAATGAGTTTGTCAAACGTGCTAGAGCTGTCAAGATCCATGCCTACATAATCAGTCAGCTCAAGAAGGAAATGCCTGCTTTAATGGGCAAAGAAAAAACTCAGAAGAAGCTTATTGCCAATCTAGATAACCTATTTGCAAAG GTTCAGCGAGAATTTCACCTTCCTGAGGGGGACTTTCCTGATGTGGACCAGTTTAGGGAGGCCTTGGCTCGTTATAACATGGATGAATTCGAGAAACTGAAGCCAAAAATGATTCAGACTGTCGACGATATGCTTGGCTATGACATCCCAGAATTATTGAAAAATTTAAGGAACCTGAATTGCTGA
- the LOC140821215 gene encoding EH domain-containing protein 1-like isoform X3: protein MEGLDTFVEKGRVPISNGHSEINGSTQPQTTSAKSFFSKKSRNKSITSFEAITSVVDGLKMLYNEKLKPLEATYRFNDLVSPALMSSDFDAKPMVMLLGQYSTGKTTFIKHLLQCNYPGAHIGPEPTTDRFIVVMSGPDERNIPGNSVAVHADMPFTGLTSFGGSFLSKFECSQMPHPLLEHITLVDTPGVLSGEKQRTQRSYDFTGVVSWFAAKCDLILLLFDPHKLDISDEFKRVISSLRGHDDKIRVVLNKADQVDTQHLMRVYGALMWSLGKVLNTPEVARVYIGSFDQKPVNEAAVGPVGKELFEKEQDDLLQDLIDIPKRACDRRINEFVKRARAVKIHAYIISQLKKEMPALMGKEKTQKKLIANLDNLFAKVQREFHLPEGDFPDVDQFREALARYNMDEFEKLKPKMIQTVDDMLGYDIPELLKNLRNLNC from the exons ATGGAAGGTTTGGATACCTTTGTCGAA AAGGGTAGAGTTCCAATATCAAATGGCCATTCTGAAATTAATG GAAGTACTCAGCCGCAGACAACTTCTGCTAAGAGTTTTTTTAGCAAGAAGTCTAGAAACAAG AGCATCACCTCATTTGAAGCCATTACTTCGGTTGTCGATGGTTTGAAGATGTTATACAATGAAAAGTTGAAGCCACTTGAAGCTACTTATCGATTTAATGATTTGGTATCTCCTGCCTTG ATGAGTAGTGATTTTGATGCCAAACCAATGGTTATGCTTTTGGGCCAGTACTCAACTGGAAAAACCACATTTATAAAACACCTGCTCCAGTGTAACTATCCAG GTGCTCATATTGGACCTGAGCCAACCACCGATAGATTCATTGTTGTCATG TCTGGGCCAGATGAACGGAACATTCCTGGTAATAGCGTTGCTGTTCATGCTGACATGCCGTTTACTGGTTTGACAAGTTTTGGTGGATCTTTTTTGTCAAAATTCGAGTGTTCTCAAATGCCACATCCT TTGCTTGAACACATCACACTTGTCGACACTCCTGGGGTTCTATCGGGTGAAAAACAGCGGACCCAAAGGAGCTATGATTTTACAGGCGTAGTATCATGGTTTGCAGCAAAATGCGATCTTATTCTTCTTTTGTTTGACCCTCATAAACTCGACATAAGCGATGAATTCAAGCGGGTAATTTCATCGTTACGTGGACATGATGACAAGATACGTGTTGTATTGAATAAAGCAGATCAAGTTGACACTCAACAT TTGATGAGAGTTTATGGAGCACTAATGTGGTCACTTGGGAAAGTTTTGAACACTCCAGAGGTAGCGCGTGTCTATATAGG GTCATTTGACCAAAAGCCTGTGAATGAAGCTGCCGTTGGACCAGTGGGGAAGGAACTATTTGAAAAAGAGCAGGATGACCTCCTCCAAGATTTGATTGACATCCCCAAAAGGGCTTGTGATCGCCGG ATCAATGAGTTTGTCAAACGTGCTAGAGCTGTCAAGATCCATGCCTACATAATCAGTCAGCTCAAGAAGGAAATGCCTGCTTTAATGGGCAAAGAAAAAACTCAGAAGAAGCTTATTGCCAATCTAGATAACCTATTTGCAAAG GTTCAGCGAGAATTTCACCTTCCTGAGGGGGACTTTCCTGATGTGGACCAGTTTAGGGAGGCCTTGGCTCGTTATAACATGGATGAATTCGAGAAACTGAAGCCAAAAATGATTCAGACTGTCGACGATATGCTTGGCTATGACATCCCAGAATTATTGAAAAATTTAAGGAACCTGAATTGCTGA
- the LOC140821210 gene encoding uncharacterized protein — MKKHCRRGTVHPTPPAVSDQVLSFLPAVILTLTAALSLDEREVLAYLISCSSANFSKKTPFASGCSKDAAADHPPHFNCYCFRCYTSYWVKWDSSPNRQLIHEIIDAFEDSLLSEKKKEKNKKERRKGKSIKSDIINLELQESEKSEPSLTNQDINFPYSNSAAGNDTATGAEEDKNEEGVAEKGSIRRFMSFLGDRIWGTWG; from the coding sequence ATGAAGAAACATTGCAGACGAGGCACCGTGCATCCAACGCCGCCGGCGGTTTCCGACCAGGTGCTATCGTTTTTGCCGGCGGTGATATTGACTTTGACCGCTGCTTTATCTCTTGACGAAAGAGAAGTTCTGGCGTACCTCATCTCTTGCTCCTCCGCTAACTTTTCCAAGAAAACCCCCTTCGCATCCGGATGTTCCAAGGATGCGGCCGCAGATCACCCTCCCCACTTCAATTGCTACTGTTTCCGGTGCTACACGAGTTACTGGGTGAAGTGGGATTCGTCGCCCAATCGTCAGCTAATACACGAGATAATCGATGCTTTTGAAGATAgccttctgagcgagaagaaaAAGGAGAAGAACAAGAAGGAGAGAAGGAAGGGTAAAAGCATCAAAAGTGACATTATTAATCTTGAATTACAGGAGTCCGAGAAGTCTGAGCCGAGTTTGACCAATCAAGATATTAACTTTCCATATTCGAACTCAGCTGCCGGGAATGATACTGCCACCGGCGCTGAGgaagataagaacgaggaaggaGTGGCGGAGAAAGGGTCAATCAGGaggtttatgagttttcttGGAGACAGGATTTGGGGAACTTGGGGATAA